TGACACGAAAGAAGAAGCACTCGAGAACATCAAAGAAGCCATTGAATTGGTGCTTGAGGTTACACGGGAACAAGCAAGAATTCTTGGGAAAGTTACAACGGTGGATGTTCTGAATGGGGAGTTATTCGGTTATGTCCCATATAAATGGATAGGCAGGTGCTTTGCATACTGAATAAAATCACGGTCTGAGGTATAAATCTGCAGACTCGCTTCAACTGCCACTGCACAGATTAAAAAGTCAATATGTGAGCCCTGAACACCGGATCGTCTGCAAATATTAAAAAAATCCGCGGCCCTCTCATAATACTCACGGTAAAGGGGCAGGTCTTCAAAGGATTGCAGGTGCTCTTTGAGGTCATCGAACTGTGACATTGATGAGATCCCAGAGAGAAGTTCCTGCCTGATTGGGCCGATCATAACAACCCGTGCATCATCGATGAGATCGATCAGTGCACTGACTGATACCTTTTCATCTTCTGACAGAACACCTCTTCTCCTGAGAGCAAGAGACCAGATTGAGGTATCAACAAGGACTTTCATCTTCGCAGACGGTGTTTTTTATAGTCATACTCCGGATCGTACTCTATCTTTCCAAAGAGCTCCGTGATCCGTACCTGTTTTCTTCTCCGAATATATTCTTCAAGAGCTTCAGTAACCGCGGCCTTCTTTGTGCGGGCACCCCCGATTGCCTGAGCTTCAGCAATGAGATGATCATCGAGTGCAAGATTTGTCCCCATACTACACATACCTCCACACGTTTGGTTACACAATAGAGGGTACACATGCATATATATGTAACTCGCATCTCTAATCGTTGACGGGGAAGGTAGTGGCGTATCGGAAATTACTCTCTGCTTCGTGGAGTTCCTGGTATCAAGTGATGCAGCCCGAAATGAGATTCTCACCAATTCCTGACAATGAATTCGAAGAGAACTGGAAGGATTATGGAGAGCAGGATATCCACAAACTCTCTTCAGGAGCACAATTGTTCAGGCAGAAGCTCCTATCCCGCATACCAGAGGGGATCTGATGCGGTGAGCCGGAAGAATCACATAAATATTGCCCGCCTGAAGAAGAAAGGATTCTCAACAGAGATGTCGAAGCATATCAAACTGACATTCCGGCACAATGGGTGCGATATAGCGATCCGAACATGGTTATCTCATGGGAAAAAGGAGATCGGTGATCGGCTGCTCAGTCTTATGGCAGAACAACTCCATCTTTCAAAGCAGCAGTGTATGGAGGTAATCGATTGCACGGTTGACGGGGAAGCACTTATTCTCATGTATCATGAGAAGGATCTTCTTTGAGAATTATTCATACATCTGACATGCAAGCGCTTACAGCGGTACGGATGCGACGAGCAGGCGGGCGGGTGTTCCTCTTCTCAAATTGGAGCGGCAGGGCGGCAAGCCCCGCCTGGTGGCAATGAGGATCTCCTTTACTAGAGCATGAAAAGGCAGGGGCATTGAGGAGTGTTCCGCCTGGAGGGATAAGGTGAGAGATTATTGTATTCTTCTCAGGACTTTGCCGCATTCATAATTCCATAGTTTATCAATGCCGTCCTGATCTCCTTTAATTCCATACGCATCTCAGAGATCTCCTTATTGAGATGGTTATCGAGATCACTTCTCATTCCTTTCACTTCAGTAAGCGTCTCTATCTGCAGACCAATCGTCTTTTCCTGCAGACCAATCGTCTTTTCCTGTAATGAAATGGACGTATCGTGCTTCTCAAGGGAGATATCCTGTTTCCTCTCCATCCGTGAAGAGATAGCAATTATGGTATCAATTCTCTCTGCAAGTTCTTCTTCAGGAGAGCCTCTGATTACTGTGAAATAAGAATATTCTCCTTTATAATCTTCCTTCACGGTACAAATCTCTTCAACTTCTACCGAATAGTCCACATTCCTGATAGCCTGGATGAAGGCATCAAGATCAGATACACGGCCCTCTGCGATGATATGCACATCATATCCTTCAAGGTTCTCGATATAGCCGGTAATTTTTAATTTTCTAGCAATATTCTGAACAATATGCCGATAGCCAACCCTCTGGACTGCTCCTGAAACCTGTATTGAATATCTGGAGAAGGTATGGGGATCCATATCCAGCATTGGGTTTTCATACCTCAAAGGCTTTTCTACCATAAACAGGGTATCTTCACGATCCAACAGGTAGGAAGTCCACGAGTCCATTTGTGGGATGAATGCCGTTTAATCTCTGTATTGAGTAGTCGATACTGACGTGTGCACGGCACTCCCTCCGGTGAGACAACGGTTATCATGCAGATATCTACGGGC
This portion of the Methanocalculus alkaliphilus genome encodes:
- the vapC gene encoding type II toxin-antitoxin system VapC family toxin, with the protein product MKVLVDTSIWSLALRRRGVLSEDEKVSVSALIDLIDDARVVMIGPIRQELLSGISSMSQFDDLKEHLQSFEDLPLYREYYERAADFFNICRRSGVQGSHIDFLICAVAVEASLQIYTSDRDFIQYAKHLPIHLYGT
- a CDS encoding type II toxin-antitoxin system VapB family antitoxin encodes the protein MGTNLALDDHLIAEAQAIGGARTKKAAVTEALEEYIRRRKQVRITELFGKIEYDPEYDYKKHRLRR
- a CDS encoding acylphosphatase — its product is MVEKPLRYENPMLDMDPHTFSRYSIQVSGAVQRVGYRHIVQNIARKLKITGYIENLEGYDVHIIAEGRVSDLDAFIQAIRNVDYSVEVEEICTVKEDYKGEYSYFTVIRGSPEEELAERIDTIIAISSRMERKQDISLEKHDTSISLQEKTIGLQEKTIGLQIETLTEVKGMRSDLDNHLNKEISEMRMELKEIRTALINYGIMNAAKS